One genomic window of Channa argus isolate prfri chromosome 5, Channa argus male v1.0, whole genome shotgun sequence includes the following:
- the si:ch211-117k10.3 gene encoding Krueppel-like factor 15: MVSLSSRALALENDMFRDSSSSSSTCLFSISLGDGVGSEGGSSASCDSPEAGELGVLHSSSPGDDEEEEEEEEDEDDEARLLIFFGAAGEEQEPVSQEPTLPEFSFQPSSPFSPTLEDIEEFLREKMDPVKEGLLAPKEDVSHLPCGSSASLSSSAPVCSSSQTCSDPGTPVSHSTSSTITSQNEQRCPSPDDPSLSAQVIPSPSTLTPPVVLGAPLVLQLQALPLTQPQTTASSPPGAQNGIWLTHLIMGLQGATGHNLTLLAPQVPSTPTTLLSLNSGDPKSADQKYVKIAPLPITMRTLEITSVTGIGGQGAGLLKAVAPRVTRVPPTERVHKCSHPGCGKMYTKSSHLKAHFRRHTGEKPYTCSWPECGWRFSRSDELSRHRRSHSGIKPYECSLCEKKFARSDHLSKHTKVHRSTRPSRIIRATV, encoded by the exons ATGGTGTCTCTCAGCAGCAGAGCGCTGGCTTTGGAGAATGACATGTTCagggacagcagcagcagcagcagcacctgtcTGTTCTCCATTAGTTTAGGAGACGGAGTCGGCAGCGAAGGCGGCAGTTCGGCCTCCTGCGACAGCCCAGAGGCCGGGGAGCTGGGAGTCCTGCACAGTTCCAGCCCTGGTGatgacgaagaagaagaggaggaggaggaagatgaagatgatgaggcGCGGctgcttattttttttggaGCTGCAGGTGAGGAGCAGGAACCTGTGAGTCAGGAGCCTACGCTGCCAGAATTTTCTTTTCAGCCCTCTTCCCCATTCTCCCCAACTCTAGAGGACATAGAGGAGTTCTTGAGGGAAAAAATGGATCCGGTCAAAGAGGGGCTACTAGCCCCAAAAGAGGATGTCTCCCATCTGCCATGTGgttcctctgcctctctgtcctCCAGTGCACCCGTGTGCTCCTCCTCACAGACTTGCAGTGACCCAGGAACTCCTGTTTCCCATTCCACTTCCAGCACAATCACCTCTCAGAATGAGCAAAGGTGCCCCAGCCCGGATGATCCTTCCCTTTCAGCACAAGTAATACCATCACCCTCCACCTTAACCCCCCCGGTGGTTCTGGGTGCGCCACTGGTTCTCCAGCTCCAGGCCCTCCCTCTGACCCAGCCTCAGACCACAGCAAGCTCTCCTCCAGGGGCCCAGAATGGCATCTGGCTCACTCATCTGATCATGGGGCTTCAGGGTGCTACAGGACATAACCTCACTTTACTTGCCCCCCAGGTACCCTCCACCCCCACCACTTTGTTATCACTGAACAGTGGAGATCCCAAGTCAGCTGACCAGAAATATGTGAAGATCGCCCCGCTGCCCATCACAATGAGGACTCTAGAGATTACAAGTGTGACGGGGATCGGGGGCCAGGGCGCCGGCCTGTTGAAGGCTGTGGCCCCCCGAGTGACCAGAGTTCCACCTACAGAGAGAGTGCACAAGTGCTCCCACCCAGGCTGTGGCAAAATGTACACCAAAAGCAGCCATCTGAAAGCTCACTTCCGCCGGCACACGGGAGAGAAACCGTACACATGCAGCTGGCCTGAGTGTGGCTGGAG GTTCTCCCGATCCGACGAGCTGTCCCGTCACCGCCGCTCTCACTCTGGCATCAAACCGTACGAGTGCTCGCTATGCGAGAAGAAGTTCGCTCGCAGTGACCACttgtcaaaacacacaaaggtcCACCGCAGCACCAGGCCCAGCAGGATTATCAGAGCCACTGTGTGA
- the elk4 gene encoding ETS domain-containing protein Elk-4 translates to MDNSVTLWQFLLQLLLDSSNEQLICWTNKEGEFKLLQAEEVARLWGARKNKPNMNYDKLSRALRYYYDKNIIKKVNGQKFVYRFVSYPDILKGEVGTRTEGGDVSAGGLPPVTKSDSTLQESESLDRAKVGGSTSALGSGTKQSNRNDYIHSGLYTSFTLNSLQNGRQLFKSIKIENPAEKMADKRGPTVTAHIQEALPQAQQQTLPSVIKFGNTLPKSAPAPAPQVAMEPSLMSNHLDALQAPVQRAEEISTHSSLPSHSVYSFEHIRPSEAAFSLSDLTSTSPSPSLVPDSSQELVIDSDIESRSSQPADVQAPDSTDTQHQDKVDCCIRLSGDDISLVDTETSSSSVSSCTTVSTQGSGKTRKPPKILQISPPALLVTTSDFSPMNVCSPSLPTASLTPAMLQTPTLLLTPSPLLSNIHFWSTLSPVAPLSPATRRQGAHLFQFPTVLTPQFQIPVHSMDGTNTPGPISPDPQKT, encoded by the exons ATGGACAACTCTGTCACCCTGTGGCAGTTCCTTCTTCAGCTCCTGTTGGATTCCAGTAATGAGCAGCTGATCTGCTGGACCAATAAGGAAGGGGAGTTCAAACTGCTACAGGCTGAGGAGGTGGCCAGACTGTGGGGAGCCCGGAAGAACAAGCCCAATATGAACTATGACAAACTCAGCCGGGCACTCAGATACTACTATGATAAG AATATTATAAAAAAGGTGAATGGTCAAAAGTTCGTGTACCGTTTTGTGTCCTATCCTGACATCCTCAAAGGAGAAGTTGGTACTCGAACAGAGGGCGGGGATGTTAGTGCTGGGGGCCTCCCTCCTGTAACAAAAAGTGACAGCACCCTACAGGAGAGTGAGTCTCTTGACAGAGCTAAGGTGGGAGGTAGTACATCAGCCCTGGGCTCTGGCACCAAGCAGTCAAACCGTAATGACTACATCCACTCTGGCCTGTACACCTCCTTCACGCTCAACTCACTGCAAAATGGGCGACAGCTCTTCAAGTCCATTAAAATAGAGAACCCAGCAGAAAAGATGGCTGACAAGAGGGGTCCCACTGTCACAGCCCACATTCAGGAAGCACTGCCTCAGgcacaacaacaaacattacCATCTGtcataaagtttggaaacacccTTCCAAAGTCAGCACCAGCACCCGCCCCTCAGGTTGCCATGGAGCCATCTCTGATGTCAAACCACTTGGATGCTCTGCAAGCTCCAGTCCAGAGGGCTGAAGAAATCAGCACACACTCCTCCCTGCCATCCCACTCTGTGTACTCATTTGAACACATCCGCCCATCAGAAGCAGCATTCAGCCTGTCTGATCTGACCTCCACCAGCCCATCTCCAAGCTTAGTGCCCGATTCCTCCCAGGAGCTTGTGATTGACAGTGACATCGAGTCCAGATCATCTCAGCCCGCAGATGTTCAGGCACCTGACTCCACGGACACTCAGCACCAAGACAAG GTGGACTGTTGTATTCGCCTGTCTGGAGATGACATCAGTTTGGTGGACACAGAAACCAGTTCATCTTCAGTGAGCAGCTGCACCACAGTCAGCACTCAGGGCTCAGGAAAGACTCGCAAGCCACCGAAAATACTGCAGATCAGTCCTCCTGCCCTACTGGTCACCACCTCTGACTTCTCCCCCATGAACGTCTGCAGCCCCTCTTTACCTACTGCCTCTCTCACACCAGCAATGCTACAG ACTCCTACTCTTTTGCTGACTCCCAGTCCACTGTTGTCTAACATCCACTTCTGGAGCACACTCAGTCCAGTTGCTCCACTCAGCCCGGCCACGCGACGGCAGGGAGCCCACCTATTTCAA TTTCCAACCGTCCTCACCCCACAGTTTCAGATACCTGTACACAGTATGGATGGGACCAACACACCGGGACCCATTTCACCAGACCCGCAGAAGACATAG